One stretch of Pandoraea oxalativorans DNA includes these proteins:
- the boxB gene encoding benzoyl-CoA 2,3-epoxidase subunit BoxB, with protein MASINYSEKIPNNVNLSDDRTLQRALEQWQPNFLSWWGDMGPEGSHGFDVYLRTAVSVDPSGWAHFDHVKMPDYRWGIFLTPGESDRKIHFGEHKGEAAWQEVPGEHRANLRRIIVTQGDTEPASVEQQRHLGLTAPSMYDLRNLFQVNVEEGRHLWAMVYLLHRYFGRDGREEAEALLGRRSGDEDNPRILGAFNEKTPDWLAFYMFTYFTDRDGKFQLSALAESGFDPLARTTKFMLTEEAHHMFVGESGVSRVIARTAQVMNELKTDDVSKLRAAGVIDLPTIQRYINFHYSVTIDLFGADQSSNAAIFYSSGLKGRYEESKRDDDHQLNGQMYRLLDVDNGKLVEREVPMLNAMNEVLRDDYIKDSVAGVNRWNKVLEKAGIDFRLTVPHKAFNRQIGTFAGVRVSPDGRVVSETEWAAHEREWLPTSEDRAYVASLMGRVTEPGKFANWIAPPPLGINRQPIDFEYVRFN; from the coding sequence ATGGCTTCGATCAACTACAGCGAGAAGATCCCCAACAACGTCAACCTGTCGGACGACCGCACGCTGCAACGCGCGCTCGAACAATGGCAGCCGAACTTTCTGTCCTGGTGGGGCGACATGGGACCCGAGGGCTCGCATGGTTTCGACGTCTATCTGCGCACGGCCGTGAGCGTCGATCCGAGCGGCTGGGCGCACTTCGATCACGTGAAGATGCCGGACTATCGCTGGGGCATCTTCCTCACGCCGGGCGAGTCGGATCGCAAGATCCACTTCGGCGAGCACAAGGGCGAAGCCGCCTGGCAGGAAGTGCCGGGCGAGCATCGCGCGAACCTGCGCCGCATCATCGTCACGCAGGGCGACACGGAACCGGCGTCGGTGGAACAGCAGCGTCACCTCGGGCTGACCGCCCCCTCGATGTACGACCTGCGCAACCTGTTTCAGGTGAACGTGGAAGAAGGCCGCCACCTGTGGGCGATGGTCTACCTGCTGCATCGCTACTTCGGCCGCGACGGCCGTGAAGAAGCCGAAGCGCTGCTCGGCCGCCGCTCGGGCGACGAGGACAATCCCCGCATTCTCGGTGCATTCAACGAGAAGACGCCGGACTGGCTCGCGTTCTACATGTTTACGTACTTCACCGACCGCGACGGCAAGTTCCAGTTGTCCGCGCTGGCCGAGTCGGGCTTCGATCCGCTCGCACGCACCACCAAGTTCATGCTCACGGAAGAAGCGCACCACATGTTCGTGGGTGAGTCGGGCGTGTCTCGTGTGATCGCCCGCACGGCGCAGGTGATGAACGAACTGAAAACGGACGACGTCTCGAAGCTGCGCGCGGCGGGCGTCATCGATCTGCCGACCATCCAGCGCTACATCAACTTCCATTACTCCGTGACGATCGATCTGTTCGGCGCGGACCAGTCGTCGAACGCGGCGATCTTTTATAGCTCGGGCCTCAAGGGGCGCTACGAAGAGAGCAAGCGCGACGACGATCATCAACTGAACGGTCAGATGTACCGTCTGCTCGATGTCGACAACGGCAAGCTCGTGGAGCGCGAAGTGCCGATGCTCAACGCGATGAACGAAGTGCTGCGCGACGACTACATCAAGGATTCGGTCGCCGGTGTGAATCGCTGGAACAAGGTGCTGGAGAAGGCCGGGATCGACTTCCGTCTGACGGTGCCGCACAAGGCGTTCAATCGTCAGATCGGTACGTTTGCGGGCGTGCGCGTGTCGCCGGACGGTCGTGTGGTGAGCGAGACGGAGTGGGCCGCGCATGAGCGCGAATGGCTGCCGACGTCGGAAGACCGTGCGTATGTGGCGTCGCTCATGGGCCGTGTGACGGAGCCGGGCAAGTTCGCCAACTGGATTGCGCCGCCTCC
- the boxC gene encoding 2,3-epoxybenzoyl-CoA dihydrolase, with protein sequence MFGKPHVDYRTDPTQYKHWKLTFEGSVATLAIDIAEDGGIREGYKLKLNSYDLGVDIELHDAIQRIRFEHPEVKTVVVTSAKDRVFCSGANIFMLGLSSHAWKVNFCKFTNETRNGLEDSSRHSGLKFIAAVNGACAGGGYELALACDEIYLVDDRSSSVALPEVPLLGVLPGTGGLTRLTDKRHVRNDRADIFCTIVEGIRGERAKQWRLVDEVVKPAQFAQAVAARAQELAQGSHRPGGKGVTLTRLERTDEPDAIRYEFVDVEIDRANRTASLTVRAPKSAPPSDIAGIEAAGINWWPLKMARELDDAILNLRTNELDIGTWLLRTEGDAKHVLAADASLLAHQDHWFVRETLGMLRRTFARIDVSSRSLFALIEPDSCFTGTLAEFAFAADRTYMAALPASEEDEPAITLSEVNFGLLPMVTDQSRLARRFYEDAAELEAVRATIGRPVRPDEAERLGLVTAAVDDLDWPDEIRIAIEERAAMSPDALTGMEANLRFNGKETMNTRIFGRLSAWQNWIFIRPNAVGEKGALKVYGKGNKAQFDLNRV encoded by the coding sequence ATGTTCGGCAAACCCCACGTCGACTACCGTACGGACCCCACGCAGTACAAGCACTGGAAGCTGACCTTCGAGGGCTCGGTGGCCACACTCGCCATCGACATCGCGGAAGACGGCGGTATTCGCGAGGGCTACAAGCTCAAGCTCAATTCGTACGATCTGGGTGTGGACATCGAACTGCACGATGCCATCCAGCGCATTCGGTTCGAACATCCGGAAGTGAAGACGGTGGTGGTCACGAGCGCCAAGGACCGTGTCTTTTGCTCCGGGGCGAACATCTTCATGCTGGGCCTCTCCTCGCATGCGTGGAAGGTCAACTTCTGCAAATTCACCAACGAAACGCGTAACGGTCTCGAAGACTCCAGCCGTCATTCGGGCCTGAAGTTTATTGCCGCCGTGAACGGCGCCTGCGCTGGCGGCGGTTACGAGCTGGCGCTGGCGTGCGACGAGATCTATCTGGTGGACGACCGCTCGTCGTCGGTCGCGCTGCCGGAAGTGCCGTTGCTGGGCGTGCTGCCGGGCACCGGTGGCCTGACGCGTCTGACGGATAAGCGTCATGTGCGCAACGACCGCGCCGATATCTTCTGCACCATCGTGGAGGGCATTCGCGGCGAGCGTGCCAAGCAATGGCGTCTGGTCGACGAAGTGGTCAAGCCCGCGCAGTTCGCACAGGCCGTGGCTGCGCGTGCACAGGAACTGGCGCAAGGCAGTCATCGTCCGGGCGGCAAGGGCGTGACGCTCACGCGCCTCGAACGCACCGACGAGCCGGATGCCATCCGTTACGAATTCGTCGACGTCGAGATCGACCGCGCCAATCGCACCGCAAGCCTGACCGTGCGGGCGCCGAAATCTGCGCCGCCGAGCGACATCGCCGGTATCGAGGCTGCGGGCATCAACTGGTGGCCGCTGAAGATGGCGCGCGAACTCGACGACGCGATTCTCAATCTGCGCACCAACGAACTCGACATCGGCACGTGGTTGCTGCGCACCGAAGGCGACGCGAAGCATGTGCTGGCCGCCGATGCATCGCTGCTCGCGCATCAGGACCACTGGTTCGTGCGTGAAACGCTCGGCATGCTGCGCCGCACGTTCGCCCGTATCGACGTGTCGTCGCGCTCGCTGTTTGCACTGATCGAGCCGGATTCGTGCTTCACCGGCACGCTTGCCGAATTCGCCTTCGCCGCCGACCGCACGTACATGGCCGCGCTCCCGGCCAGCGAGGAAGACGAACCGGCGATCACGCTGAGCGAGGTCAACTTCGGCCTGCTGCCAATGGTCACCGATCAATCGCGTCTCGCACGCCGTTTCTATGAAGACGCTGCCGAACTGGAGGCTGTGCGCGCCACCATCGGCCGTCCGGTGCGTCCGGACGAAGCCGAGCGTCTGGGGCTGGTCACGGCCGCCGTCGACGATCTCGACTGGCCGGACGAAATTCGCATTGCCATCGAGGAGCGTGCGGCGATGTCGCCCGATGCGCTCACCGGCATGGAAGCCAACCTGCGCTTTAACGGCAAAGAGACGATGAACACGCGCATCTTCGGTCGCCTGTCGGCATGGCAGAACTGGATCTTCATTCGTCCGAACGCGGTGGGCGAGAAGGGCGCGCTCAAGGTCTACGGCAAGGGCAACAAGGCGCAGTTCGATCTGAACCGCGTCTGA
- a CDS encoding helix-turn-helix transcriptional regulator has protein sequence MNKSAQADGVPTARGASEKDPFLVALGERVRTLRARRGLTRKALALDAGVSERHVANLESGVGNASVLFLRQLAQALNCTLAEIVGDETTSSAEWLLIREILHGRDGEALTRARQALSELFAGSERDPDRRGRIALIGLRGAGKSTLGRMLADDMHVPFVELNRVIEQLAGCPPSEIYSLYGASAYRRYELRALEAVVAEHPRAVIASPGGIVSDAATFNFLLTHCYTVWLQASPEEHMKRVVAQGDLRPMSGNAEAMDDLKRILAGRQDFYAKADMSFDTGGRALADAYLQLRGRLAVQLSSD, from the coding sequence ATGAATAAGAGTGCGCAAGCCGATGGGGTGCCGACGGCGCGAGGCGCCAGCGAGAAAGACCCGTTCCTGGTCGCACTGGGGGAGCGGGTTCGGACACTGCGCGCCCGTCGCGGCCTGACCCGTAAGGCGCTGGCGCTCGATGCCGGGGTCTCCGAGCGTCACGTCGCCAATCTGGAGTCGGGCGTGGGGAACGCCTCCGTGCTGTTCCTGCGTCAGCTCGCACAGGCACTAAATTGCACATTGGCAGAGATCGTGGGCGACGAAACCACCTCTTCCGCCGAGTGGCTGCTGATTCGCGAAATCCTGCACGGGCGCGATGGCGAGGCGCTCACGCGCGCGCGTCAGGCGTTGAGCGAACTCTTCGCGGGGAGCGAGCGAGACCCCGACCGGCGTGGGCGCATCGCGCTGATCGGCCTGCGCGGCGCAGGCAAGTCGACACTGGGCCGCATGCTCGCCGACGACATGCACGTGCCGTTCGTCGAACTCAACCGCGTGATCGAACAACTGGCGGGCTGCCCGCCGTCGGAGATCTACTCGCTGTACGGTGCGAGCGCCTATCGTCGGTATGAACTGCGCGCCCTGGAAGCCGTGGTGGCCGAGCATCCGCGTGCCGTAATCGCTTCGCCGGGCGGCATCGTCAGCGACGCCGCCACGTTCAATTTCCTGCTGACCCACTGCTATACGGTGTGGCTGCAAGCGTCGCCCGAGGAGCACATGAAGCGCGTGGTGGCGCAGGGCGATCTGCGGCCGATGTCGGGCAATGCGGAAGCGATGGACGACCTCAAGCGCATTCTGGCCGGGCGTCAGGACTTCTACGCCAAGGCCGACATGAGCTTCGACACCGGCGGGCGGGCGCTCGCGGACGCCTACTTGCAACTACGCGGACGTCTGGCAGTGCAATTGTCATCCGATTGA
- a CDS encoding DUF4863 family protein, whose translation MDVPQFQALIADVTRQLDARPLDSSLADWLNANYGAGSPGYEALIEACRVGVAEGWLCNREGGGIRYGRVIKPSPDTHGFSVDVVDMADLAGPHHVHPNGEIDLIMPLTPGATFDGHPAGWCVYGPGTAHRPTVASGRALVLYLLPEGAIEFTRSA comes from the coding sequence ATGGATGTGCCCCAATTTCAGGCGCTGATCGCCGACGTGACACGTCAGCTCGACGCTCGCCCGCTAGACAGCTCGCTCGCCGACTGGCTCAACGCCAACTACGGCGCAGGCTCCCCAGGTTACGAAGCCCTCATCGAGGCTTGCCGCGTCGGCGTCGCCGAGGGCTGGCTGTGCAATCGCGAAGGCGGCGGCATTCGGTACGGGCGCGTCATCAAACCCTCGCCCGACACGCACGGCTTTTCCGTGGACGTCGTCGACATGGCCGATCTGGCCGGACCGCACCACGTGCATCCCAATGGCGAAATCGATCTAATCATGCCGCTCACGCCGGGCGCGACCTTCGACGGGCACCCGGCGGGCTGGTGCGTGTACGGCCCGGGCACCGCGCATCGGCCGACGGTCGCGAGCGGTCGTGCCCTCGTGCTGTATTTACTGCCCG